One stretch of Arachis hypogaea cultivar Tifrunner chromosome 20, arahy.Tifrunner.gnm2.J5K5, whole genome shotgun sequence DNA includes these proteins:
- the LOC140183080 gene encoding uncharacterized protein, translating to MVGLEMILGFDWLSKNWVLLDFFERTIRFMLEGDNGAMVVVGYYLNSVMMHCSGNECQGYILLAANALGDAQNLDHIPVVKDFPEVFPKDIPEFPPQREIEFAIELVPGAGPVSIAPYRMAPIELAELKTQLKELLNKRVFRPFLDKFVVVFIDDILVYSKTVIEHEEHLRIVLQILKERKLYAKLSKCEFWKEEVKFLGHVVSKRGIAVDPSKVEAVMEWERLTTVTESRQKSYADQRRKLLEFEVVEHVFLRVKPTTEIGRAIKTKKLNPRYIGPFEILKRFRPVAYQVALPPHLSNLHDIFHVSQLCKYTSDAAHVLEPESVELKENLTFQVTSVRIDDTSMKKLRGKEVQLVKLLVSVQE from the exons ATGGTGGGGCTTGAaatgattttggggtttgattggttgtcaaAGAATTGGGTTTTATTGGATTTCTTTGAACGGACAATTCGGTTTATGCTGGAAGGAGATAATGGAGCAATGGTAGTTGTGGGATATTACTTGAACTCTGTAATGATGCACTGTAGTGGGAATGAGTGTCAGGGTTATATTCTGTTGGCTGCTAATGCGTTGGGTGATGCCCAGAACTTAGATCACATACCGGTGGTTAAAGATTTTCCAGAAGTATTCCCAAAAGATATCCCTGAGTTTCCACCTCAAAGGGAAATTGAATTTGCGATTGAATTGGTGCCGGGAGCCGGACCAGTGTCGATTGCGCCTTATAGAATGGCTCCGATAGAGCTGGCAGAGTTAAAAACTCAGTTGAaagagcttctgaacaagag AGTGTTTCgtccctttttggacaaattcgtggtggttttcatagatgaCATCTTAGTTTATTCTAAGACGGTGATAGAGCATGAGGAGCACTTGAGGATTGTGCTACAAATTCTAAAGGAGCGAAAGTTGTACGCTAAGTTGTCAAAGTGCGAGTTCTGGAAGGAAGAAGTAAAGTTCTTAGGCCACGTGGTGAGCAAACGAGGAATAGCTGTAGATCCTtctaaggtggaagcagtgatggAGTGGGAAAGACTGACGACGGTGACGGAA AGTCGACAGAAGAGCTACGCGGACCAGAGAAGGAAACTGCTAGAGTTTGAAGTGGTAGAACATGTATTTCTTCGGGTGAAACCGACAACTGAGATTGGAAGGGCAATTAAGACCAAGAAGTTGAACCCAAGATATATaggaccgtttgagattctgaaAAGATTCAggccggtggcgtatcaagtTGCCTTGCCACCTCAtctgtctaacttgcatgacatattccacgtgtcacaactcTGTAAGTACACGTCAGATGCGGCTCATGTGTTGGAGCCTGAATCGGTCGAGTTGAAGGAGAACTTAACTTTCCAAGTAACGTCGGTGAGAATCGATGACACTAGTATGAAGAAGCTGCGAGGGAAAGAGGTTCAGTTGGTTAAATTGCTTGTGAGCGTGCAGGAGTag